The window catttttatttgttctaatttgtcatctaataacaaagtaacaaataactagtggtttaatagtactaaaatgtgtttaataggactataattagactttttgcacggcaacacgctcgtaacataacataaacacattgaaattaacttggatgaggatgcagacactcaaaaataagttgaatctaaccttacactaaattttattttaaattttgatacctttcttctcccgggttggctctattaggccccgcctccaccctgactttcagatgcaacctatcaagggttgtttgcttttgtcttcccttcaaaatattaaaaaaaatattattattacctGCCGTTGACGTCCAGGACTGCcccagtccaaatagattggacatctagccagCAAATGATATCAATGGATGCTATTTAAGTCCTAATTCATGCTTAACTAATGCAATATGAGTAGTCAGTTTTCTTTTACTACATATTTTATTGCAGGAGTACATTGAACAACCacggttataaaaaaaaaaaagatagacatTCATAATTCAGCTAAGTAACATAAAATTTCCAATGAAAAGAAACCCAAATATGTACACGACGTTCAGACAAAGCATCAGGAAAGAGGAAATGTAGTCGCTTGGCccttaaaaaatagttttaacctCAAGTGCTTTGCGTTTTCCATAATTAATAGCAAATAAAATGCAGCCATAATAAGTCTGAATAACAAAACACGACATAATTACAGTCATCCATTAACACTATTAACAATTTCCACATTGTGTACAATGTAAATGAAATACATAACATTCTCTAGAAATCCagtattttccttttcttccttTATTTCGGCTCAAAACTAAAACGACTCTGTAGtagaatacaaaataataacattaataataGGTTATTAGTCAATAGCTGAATTTTCCCGTGTCTTGCGAACTTGCTTGAGTAATGCACAATCGTGAAGGGGGGGCGGGGCATAGCAggtttacgtttttttttttccgctttGTACAAAATGCCCAGGCTAAAATGGCGTGTAGTGCGTTTGCAGTTGTTGGAaaattctgccttttttttcgCGAGGGTTGAGGCGCGGAGGGCCGGGCGGAATTTTTGCCAAAAAACAAACGGGTTGGGACGTCTCCGACTCTCCGCGAGACGACGTCCACCGAGAAGCAGCAAATCCTGAACGAGTCAGTGGTGTGTGTTAAGAAAGGAGTGCAAGCCACGTGGAACGGTTTTCTCGAAGCAGCAAATAGGGAGCGACGCCGCCGTCCAAACTAGCGTGACGAGGACGAGCGGCGTTTACCTGTGGGCTTGTTTTCATCCCCGGGTTTAGACACTCGTGGTTGGCAAGGCAATTGAACTCTAAAAGGATCAGCTGGAAAACCGTTCAAAGATCCAAACTGGGGTTTTACCTTAGTTTGGCCGATTGGCGCCCATTCAAAACCCCCCCAAAGTCTTTGTTTCCTGTCGTCCGGTACCCTGTTTGATCCGCCTTGCCTATTGACGCCGATGATTGCTTGTTGTCGAGATGAGAGCGGGATCCTTTTCCTTCTCCGGCGGAAGAGTTTTTGGAGACGAAAGTGCGGCGGCGGGGGGGTGGCGTCCTTGTTCCCCCCTCTGCGGCCGACCGCCTTCACACGGTGGCGCCGAGGAGCTCCTCGGACTTGGCCATGATCTCGTTCTGGTTGGAGTCCAGGCCGTAGAACTTGACCTTGAGCCCGTCCACCGGGTGGACCACGGGCACGGTGACCACGCGCGGGAAGTGTCGCGTGGCCAGCTCGAAGCGACTGGTGCTGGCTAGTTCGATAGCCAGGATGCGTAGGAAGAGCGTGGCCAACTGCTTGCCCAGGCAGGACCTGACCCCGCCCCCGAATGGCAGGTAGTGGAAGCGCCCTTCCTTGTCTTCGCCGCGTTCCTGGCTGAAACGGTCCGGGTCGAAGGCGTCCACGTCCTTGAAGACGGACGATGTGTCGTGGGTGTCCCGGATGCTGTACATCACGCTCCAGCCTTTTGGGATCTGCACCCCCTGGATGCCCAAAGACAAGCAAACGCAAAACATAAAGCAACGGCTCAGAAAACGACTAAAATCTAAGGATGGTAAAAGATTCTACTAACGCAAGACCAACTAGCGAGTTTTACAAACTTGGGGCAACCTCAAAAGTGCCCCGTCCGTCAACAAAATGAATTCTCCATCGCCCTCTTGACTCACATCGAGTTCGAAGGTCTGCACGGCGGTCCGGTAGGCCCCCGAGACGGGCGTGAAGAGCCTGAGGACCTCTTTGATGACGCAGTCCAAGTACTTGAGGCTGACGATGGTGTCGAGACGCAGCTCGCCCTCGGGGCACAGTCGTCCGTTCTGCAGGAACCCGCGGACCCTCAGCTCCTCCCGTAGGCGCTCCAGGACCGGCGGGTGGCGCAGGAGCTGCATGATAAGGGAGGTACTGGCGCTGGCCGTGGTGGCGAAGGCGGCGAAGATCAGCTCGATGGTGGACTCCTGTAACGGCGCGTGAAGACGCAAAAAAAGTCAGCTTTTGTTGACGGGGGACGAAAATAACACGCGGGTTGTCATCTGCTTCCAACTGGAACGATTGATGAGCGAGGTGACAAAAGGGCTCGTGTGGGTGGGACGGAATTTAGCTCCCACCTTTAGCTCCTGCATGGTGAGCTCCGCGTTGTTCTCCTTGGCGCTCTCCATCAGGACGTCCAAGGCGTCGCTGTAGTCTTTGCCATGCGGACACAACGGTTTCTCCCGGATGGCTTTCTCGATGCTCTTTTGCAGCTTGTCGCGTGCTCGCAGACCCTGCACGCAGCCAGCGGCGGGGAAAAAAACGGGTAAATATCCCACTCGGAGTCCGGCAAAGCACTTTTGGCAGGTGCGCCTACCTTCCGGTAGCCGCTGAAGGGCATGTCGATAGGCAAGCTGAAGAGGTTGTTGACAAAGTCCTGGAAAGTGGAGAACAGGTGCCTCATTTCCTCTTCGGAGACCCGGAATCCCAGAAGCACCCTCACCGCCATGGTGAAGGACAACCGCTGGCTCTCCCTGAGAGAGAAGCAAGGATTCCCGATCAGCACGAGGACCGCCGGGTACCCGTGGTGGGCGGAGCTTACCTGTAGACGTTGATGGGCTCTGGGTTGGAGCTCCACACTCGCAGGCTCTCCTGGATCACTTGCTGAATTTTGGGAAGGTACGACTCCAAGGCCTCGTGGCTGAAGACTTTGGCAAACACCTGCGAGAAGGGATAAGATGACAGATTGGGTGTCCCTTCTTGCCTCCATGTGACATTTGCGTAGCATTTGCGCCACGCAATGTTTTGGAATTCTGATGTCGGGTAGTCATTTTGCTACACCGCAGAAACGTGACTGTCTCGGCGTAGCCTTAGGCGCGCACACAGTGTGCAGTATAGCGAgcgacacacagacacagaggtCCTAATAACGTCCATATGTCTCAAATTATGTGCTTTAAGTGCTGTGAGCTGCTGGTTCCTCAAACATGTAAAGACTCCTTTATTCTTCGTGCCGGCCTCCATTTTGCCAGCCCAAGAGTCCTACTCGTCTTTTACCGGGTAGCCCGTTTCTCTCGGGGTCTTCATTGTCACGTCAGCGTTGGACTAAGAACGGTCAAGGGTGGGGACGAGTTAGCGTCTCAAGTGGCAGCCCCCTCTGCTGGCCCCGGGCCTGCAGGTGCAGGCGCGTATTCGGGTGCGTGCGCGGTAAGGGGGCCTCGGCAGAAAGCCCCTCTTTGTGCCTTCCTAATCAGGGGTCATTACACGAGGTTAGCGCAGAGAGTCTCCGGGGAGCCGAGAAAGGATCAGAGCCCAGATTAGACCCGGCCGACCTCTCGCCGTCCCCGGGCGCCGCCGCAGCGGACCCCGCCCACCTCGCGGAGGTCCCGGCGGGAGAAAGTGAGAGACTGATTTACAGGAAATGCACCGGGTTGTGccttgctgtgtgtgtgtgtgtgtgaggaagGTAGGCATTTACCCCGGGGACGAGGGGATAATGGCAATAAGTGGCTGATTACCTGAAATGGTCCTGGTGAGGAAAAGATGGCGGAAAGAGAGATAATAAGCATCGGGGAGGAATTAAAGGGGGCACGGTTACGAACAGAGAAGTGGCTCTTCCAGGACTCGCCGATTCGGGGGGCGTCCGACTTAGTACTGACCTTCCTCCTTTTGCGGTGGATGTCACCGATGCTGTTGGCCAGGGAATTGGGTCCGAGCAGGGCGGCGGTACTCTGCGGCCAGTCCACCGTTACCAGCGTGTGCTCGCCCATCAGCACCTTGCGCACGTTCTCGGCGCCCGTCACCCGGATCAGCGGGCGGCCCAGCAGATGGGTCTTGAACACGTTGCCGTACTTCCGCCTCCGCGACGCGTGGAAACCCGAACCCTGCACAGTCAAGAGAGAGACATTCCGGGTCACGTCGTGGCCACAGAGACATTTTTTTGGACTCTCGCCCTGTAAATGGGCGGAGTGTGTGCGGCCGAAGCGGCTCGCCGTGTTCCGCACACAGGCGCGTTATTCACACGCACTCGTGTGGTGTCACACATGCTGGCAGCAAATTCATAAAATTCACAAAAACGTGCAAAGTCAACAAACGTGGCGAGGGCGGACTGTGACAACACTAACTGGTTTGACCCTACTGGAGGCCTCTCGTTGGGGGCGGGGGGGGCGGAGTATGTTACGCTTCGCACACGACTGCCGCAAAGTGTCAAACATACCCGCGCGGCGTGACGATAAAGAATATACGCTTGCGAGAGGACTTGAATTTACCACCTTGTTTCATTACTACAGCACGGATAGCCATTTCATTCATTGCTAATTACGGCCAAGGCTTTAGCCTGTCGTTTTCATCCTGAGTGACACGCCCACCTTCCCGCCGGCCCGCGCGAATGGAGCCCAGATGCGGCTAATTAGCATTTTCTAATTGTGCTAACCGGCCTCAGATGTGCGTGCCTTGACAGGGTGTCGACGCTTGAACGCTTGCGAACGTGAACCCGCCCCTTTAGCCTCCTGACGGACCCCTGGGTTCTAGAATTTTCGGGGGTCGTGGCATTTTCACAGCTCCTGTAcacttttttttcgttttttttttactacgcaCACTCGCCAGGTCTCTGGAGCCCTCGGGGTGCACGCGAACGTGTGTGCGCGAGTTGTTTTCCGAGCTACATTTTGCTGCCACATGGCTGTAGCGCGGTTTAGTATGTCTGCTTGGCATGCCGGCCTACGCAAACgtgcacgtacacacacacaaacagtggAAGGGGAGTTCCTCAGGCAGCGAGACAAGGCTCCCTTTCACACTCCCAAGATACACCATCAGATTGGCGCGTGTGTACGCGCCTGAGCGCAATACATTACtatacattttttccattccaCCATTTCTTTTACTCTTTTCCCCGCCCATTTTGCCAGGACGCAAAACGCCGTTCCTGACAAACCCGACATTGTACGTACGTGCGCGGTAGGGGTGTGGTCAGGATGGCATTTAGCTCAAAAGGTGAGAAATCCCAAAACTGGCaagatacacacaaatacacacacacacacacacacccggaGAATGGAAAAGTTGTGACGAAACGAAGCCGAGTCGCTCGACAGCCGCGCTTGAAAAGCGGGTACCTCCAAAATAATAACCGAGGAGAGCTCCCAGAAACGCGTACACGCCCAGGGTCCGAGCGACGCTAAAAATACCCGTGTTCTGTTGGCGTTGGCCCGTTAGAGAACCTGCGCTTGGCCTTATAAATGTCCCCTTTGTAGCGCAGTGGAAATGTCCAACAAATGACTCTTTTATTAGGCcgtgacaaaaaaacacagctAATGATGTTGACTTAgatctgtgtgtgcgtgtgtatgtgtgtgacatATCACGGTGATGCTTAACAGGGTGACAGTGGGGGTTTTGCTTTACAGGAAGGGGGGGTGGGGAAACAACTTTGAGTCTACTAAACACACGCTTTGCAGTCAAAAACTATTTCGACTATTTGGATGTCACGAGGGAGTGCGGCTCTTCAACCGTGTTTGGGAAATAAacgggttgttttttttatgcaaaacgTGGGTTATCTGCCAAACTGCTAGTCTTATTAAACCAGGACTTAAATCTCCAGAAAAGTCAGATTTTAGAATACTTGGCATGGCAACATGGCCGTTTTGAATGGAGAATGTATTTAAATGTTGATTGGCCGCCATAATTCCCAGTTCAAAATGGGTCGGATGTGTACTGGTGGCAAACTGGTTTGAATTCCCAGCATGGATTTCCATTGTTGGGCGTTTTAATATCAAATATCTTCTttgactaactaccacaacacatactctgtGAATACTAGTATACATGTACCTGGGCTGGCTGAGTTTTTCCACCAATAGCAATCTGCAAGGACATGCCCACTAGGTGGTGCTCAAGCACCTGCGCCAATGACCTTGtttctgctttgttttttttgtcttcatcaACATgagaaaaattgaaatgaatgt is drawn from Stigmatopora argus isolate UIUO_Sarg chromosome 20, RoL_Sarg_1.0, whole genome shotgun sequence and contains these coding sequences:
- the cyp26b1 gene encoding cytochrome P450 26B1, translated to MLFDTFDLLSALATLAACALCVALLLAVSQQLWQLRWTATRDKKCKLPMPKGSMGFPFIGETCHWLLQGSGFHASRRRKYGNVFKTHLLGRPLIRVTGAENVRKVLMGEHTLVTVDWPQSTAALLGPNSLANSIGDIHRKRRKVFAKVFSHEALESYLPKIQQVIQESLRVWSSNPEPINVYRESQRLSFTMAVRVLLGFRVSEEEMRHLFSTFQDFVNNLFSLPIDMPFSGYRKGLRARDKLQKSIEKAIREKPLCPHGKDYSDALDVLMESAKENNAELTMQELKESTIELIFAAFATTASASTSLIMQLLRHPPVLERLREELRVRGFLQNGRLCPEGELRLDTIVSLKYLDCVIKEVLRLFTPVSGAYRTAVQTFELDGVQIPKGWSVMYSIRDTHDTSSVFKDVDAFDPDRFSQERGEDKEGRFHYLPFGGGVRSCLGKQLATLFLRILAIELASTSRFELATRHFPRVVTVPVVHPVDGLKVKFYGLDSNQNEIMAKSEELLGATV